The Castanea sativa cultivar Marrone di Chiusa Pesio chromosome 11, ASM4071231v1 genome contains a region encoding:
- the LOC142615235 gene encoding UDP-glycosyltransferase 87A1-like, with amino-acid sequence MDPEKTEQPEPTVCHLVAMPYPGRSHINAMMNLCKLLASKTADILISFVVTEEWLGFISSEPKPPAQIRFATVPNCIPSEVGRGKDFPGFVKAVSTKMEVHFEELLDRLQPPVKAIVADTHVFWAIGLGNRRNIPVASFYPIPAMVFSVLHHFELLVQNQHFPVDLSERGDELVDYIPGVSTIRIADLPTFTYGDGRLVLPGVLEGISSVSKKAQYLLFTTFHELEAEAIDTLKANFPIPVYPIGPAIPYLELEESASIAKANNGVDYLQWLDSQPPCSVLYISMGSFLSVSNAQMDEIIGGIRDSGVRCLWVSRGETAQFKDFSGDMSLVVPWCDQLKVLCHSSIGGFWTHCGWNSTLEAVFAGVPMLTFPIFWDQVPISKHIVEDWKIGWKVKKDVGVVTGGEISELVKRFMDNESDEMKAMRQRAKEFQKASRRAIANGGSSDANLDAFIRNISEGHGH; translated from the exons ATGGATCCTGAAAAAACAGAACAGCCTGAGCCAACCGTCTGCCACCTGGTGGCAATGCCGTATCCCGGTCGCAGCCACATCAACGCTATGATGAATTTGTGCAAGCTTCTGGCTTCAAAAACCGCCGATATTCTCATCAGCTTTGTCGTCACCGAAGAGTGGCTCGGATTCATCAGCTCAGAGCCAAAGCCACCGGCTCAGATACGCTTCGCCACCGTACCCAATTGCATACCTTCCGAGGTGGGTCGTGGGAAAGATTTTCCGGGCTTTGTGAAAGCCGTGAGTACGAAGATGGAAGTGCACTTTGAGGAGCTCCTGGACCGCCTTCAGCCGCCGGTGAAAGCCATCGTGGCTGATACTCATGTATTTTGGGCTATCGGCTTGGGGAACCGAAGGAATATTCCGGTGGCCTCATTTTATCCTATACCGGCGATGGTGTTCTCAGTGTTGCATCATTTTGAACTGCTCGTGCAGAACCAGCATTTCCCGGTTGATTTGTCAG AACGGGGTGATGAGCTTGTGGACTACATCCCTGGAGTTTCTACTATCCGTATTGCTGATCTTCCCACCTTTACATATGGAGATGGTCGACTAGTCTTGCCTGGAGTCCTGGAAGGTATTTCAAGCGTGTCCAAGAAAGCGCAGTATCTTCTATTCACCACCTTTCACGAACTTGAAGCTGAAGCCATTGACACTTTAAAAGCCAACTTTCCTATCCCTGTCTACCCTATTGGTCCTGCCATACCTTACTTAGAACTTGAAGAAAGTGCTTCTATAGCTAAAGCTAACAATGGTGTCGACTATCTCCAGTGGCTTGATTCTCAACCTCCATGTTCGGTGTTGTACATCTCAATGGGAAGTTTCCTTTCGGTTTCAAATGCCCAAATGGATGAAATTATTGGTGGTATAAGGGACAGTGGTGTTCGGTGCTTGTGGGTGTCACGTGGAGAAACTGCGCAGTTCAAGGATTTTAGTGGTGATATGAGCCTAGTGGTACCTTGGTGTGACCAATTGAAGGTGTTGTGCCACTCCTCAATAGGAGGGTTTTGGACACATTGTGGCTGGAATTCCACTCTTGAGGCTGTTTTTGCTGGTGTGCCAATGCTTACTTTTCCTATATTTTGGGATCAAGTCCCAATCAGTAAACACATTGTGGAGGATTGGAAGATTGGATGGAAGGTTAAGAAAGATGTTGGAGTTGTGACAGGAGGTGAAATTTCAGAGCTTGTGAAAAGGTTTATGGATAACGAAAGCGATGAGATGAAGGCGATGAGGCAGAGAGCAAAAGAATTTCAGAAGGCAAGTCGACGAGCAATTGCGAACGGTGGGTCATCTGATGCAAATCTTGATGCTTTTATTAGAAATATTTCAGAAGGCCACGGTCATTAA